Proteins from a single region of Thunnus albacares chromosome 16, fThuAlb1.1, whole genome shotgun sequence:
- the LOC122965463 gene encoding uncharacterized protein LOC122965463 translates to MENGDTCSLKEQKMIDANTIWQWRIMLVKKYSKSPDPFYHCNKIGLDFNVGSSTQKKLDLKLLTNGVILEVCDFAKTVNKSKEHLIPNVLENKFDLRLESEQILTTRFRLKIRDLIKKPPKDEREAFPYFDTSSNPELNSNSRNGLNKASTECKTEGHLVEVDDNDDSEQEDKSKCSQAPSKKYRKTESLSEEIDGLHAADNELEDELKSSGEQSTEEIRDDVPPSSFPYCEEIGLNLDAGSKQSLDPGLLTKGVMLELLHLRKAVTAFYSPIVLAVLEHNFELDIKSIKAKNQIWFKISHLLRRSNANAVKNSQEFKNEPFTFETNPMKVHRKVQTNALSNMRVPLYGFKEVTKRRQSDLKSKQKKRALLTTNEQVTKRCRSGQSEHMETNNLQILNGHGYTCPLGESDLDSDKVTDSGNAGNQDHSQNSTRCSTLSPDVPRKSSYLGTHEPFLTTTDGSSSLPIVNSSANPLFASYPDKREPCRGEEQTQNPRNIIKKCDLEQEEMETENDMWKLRANRVKQILSVLDRSFQWSKKVGLDFNVGFGPKQNLSVESLTNSILLEVAKFALAMNSSQQDFIMEILEYNFDLEIQSKYLRSTFEHEIMTAVKQLKGCEDAVRFSKEVFELPRPMLSFIMANQSTDSVSTMDCDPPGSHAETKEHISQKSENLHPFCKEIGLRLHMNNHKPNEKLDIRKLTKGAVTEVTNFAEKLCGTFEQICLDILIHNFDFELQSGDSDLARDIVVQIPFVKDQRNLSNCAQSYRKLKRFKKDFPVMTKLDCQNNPSLDACTTGSSQASDLDRNVGSSIDIDRQSEDNKNLWKLRTDRVQRIFSMPHEEHCPLYSYSRCKKLGIDFNLGSGVKQNLDPNLLTNGVMVEVYTFATALQSARKHFITDILEYNFHLNLKDELYRVAFAQKIQTKIRVMNLSRKSSTPRMKMPFELPDSRCMEESHHARTTVCPKCYQDRNDDERLHQDESDPDHMHHPHPNAMTDAISASANCLAQKPTNDPSTAFPMMEETIMQSYPSCKKIGLSLCVNKDQPKDKLSTHVLTLGIMNEVAHFAQKLCGVSKNKIINEVLEHNFNFGFQNRDINPALQFCRMMTQTNRGLSWFSEVFVVQPCSHRVPGDVSKLKEVSAMQKTERKETTKKRKLALQTKKERASLLSQNKRVVKTRKHVQDRRPRFPVCKEIGLDLDVTLKSGDKEKLDLKLLTRAVVYEIHKFAAKRARQYFPRTVFDILDYNFDLSSQHYRRWEFSIAVASQIKTMVKQYWKKLDRAQEVFELPFVFDPKASQRFVKERQNKKSANTPLEEPNKKTNEQGRFVRQMRYCPNINRIRFLDNFKIEAPWFDEDTKSLTDSDAIMQVNGSTCSAGCDSHIQGNMQIKVEGYGTHYGDMKPEPDNGEKHHPHVKPESNTEDVKYLVSGDPAGSLGYTLTVCPNSESNIKTELDTDDVQYYILAEPQGPEGYTMLAVCPNTEGSFKTESYTEDVEYLVTVEGPGSPEYSVITICQDTENALIKEEQENVPADSYIQMVVSDLRQGVASYTENEVDIKQE, encoded by the coding sequence ATGGAGAACGGGGACACCTGCAGCCTGAAGGAACAAAAGATGATTGACGCTAACACAATATGGCAGTGGCGCATCATGCTTGTAAAGAAATATTCGAAAAGTCCAGACCCATTTTATCATTGCAATAAAATAGGATTAGATTTTAATGTTGGATCCAGCACACAGAAAAAACTGGACTTAAAGTTGTTGACAAATGGTGTCATACTTGAGGTCTGTGACTTTGCTAAAACGGTTAACAAAAGTAAAGAGCATCTGATCCCAAACGTTCTGGAGAACAAGTTTGATCTTCGATTGGAAAGCGAACAAATATTAACAACTCGATTTCGTCTCAAAATCAGAGACCTAATCAAAAAACCGCCCAAAGATGAACGAGAAGCTTTTCCTTACTTTGACACCTCATCTAATCCAGAACTtaacagcaacagcagaaaTGGACTGAACAAGGCATCTACAGAATGTAAGACTGAAGGACACTTGGTGGAAGTGGATGACAATGATGATAGTGAACAAGAAGACAAATCCAAGTGTTCACAAGCACCATctaagaaatacagaaaaacagaaagtctCTCAGAGGAGATAGATGGACTACATGCTGCTGACAATGAACTTGAGGATGAATTAAAGTCTTCAGGTGAACAGTCAACAGAAGAAATCAGAGATGATGTTCCTCCCTCCTCATTCCCTTATTGTGAAGAAATTGGTCTGAACCTTGATGCTGGATCAAAGCAAAGTCTAGATCCAGGTTTGTTAACAAAGGGTGTGATGTTAGAACTACTACATCTCCGTAAAGCAGTGACTGCATTCTATAGCCCTATTGTTCTGGCTGTGTTGGAGCATAATTTTGAACTTGACATAAAAAGTATAAAGGCAAAAAATCAAATTTGGTTTAAGATATCACACCTGCTGAGAAGGAGCAACGCCAATGCTGTCAAAAACAGCCAAGAGTTTAAAAATGAGCCATTTACCTTTGAGACAAACCCCATGAAAGTGCACAGAAAAGTGCAGACAAATGCGCTGTCTAATATGAGAGTCCCACTATATGGATTTAAGGAAGTAACAAAACGAAGGCAGTCtgatttaaaaagtaaacaaaaaaagagggCTCTTTTAACAACAAATGAACAGGTAACCAAGAGGTGTAGAAGTGGACAGTCTGAACACATGGAGACAAATAACCTTCAAATATTGAATGGCCATGGCTACACATGTCCTCTAGGAGAGTCTGATCTAGACTCAGACAAAGTCACAGATTCAGGAAACGCTGGCAATCAGGATCACTCACAAAACTCAACAAGATGTTCAACGTTGAGTCCCGACGTACCTAGAAAATCAAGTTATCTGGGTACTCATGAGCCTTTCCTCACCACCACTGATGGTTCATCCAGTTTACCAATCGTAAACTCAAGTGCGAACCCACTGTTTGCAAGTTATCCTGACAAAAGAGAGCCATGTAGAGGTGAAGAGCAAACACAGAATCcaagaaatataataaagaaatgcGACTTGGAACAAGAGGAAATGGAAACTGAGAATGACATGTGGAAGTTGCGTGCCAACCGCGTTAAACAAATTCTATCCGTACTAGACCGTTCATTCCAGTGGTCCAAGAAAGTTGGCCTGGATTTCAATGTTGGATTTGGCCCAAAGCAAAACCTCAGTGTTGAATCTTTGACTAATTCTATTCTGCTTGAAGTTGCTAAATTTGCCTTGGCGATGAATTCATCCCAACAGGATTTCATCATGGAGATTCTTGAGTACAACTTTGACCTCGAGATACAGAGTAAATACCTTAGGAGTACTTTTGAGCATGAAATTATGACTGCAGTGAAACAGCTGAAAGGTTGTGAAGATGCTGTCAGATTCTCAAAAGAGGTCTTTGAACTTCCACGTCCCATGTTATCATTTATAATGGCAAATCAGAGCACAGACAGTGTATCAACGATGGACTGTGACCCCCCAGGTTCACATGCTGAAACTAAAGAGCATATTTCCCAGAAAAGCGAGAACCTTCATCCTTTCTGCAAGGAAATAGGTCTGAGGCTACACATGAACAATCACAAACCAAATGAAAAACTGGACATAAGAAAACTGACCAAAGGAGCAGTGACTGAAGTGACGAACTTTGCAGAAAAGTTGTGTGGTACATTTGAGCAGATATGTCTTGATATCCTCATACACAACTTTGATTTTGAATTGCAAAGTGGAGATTCTGACCTTGCCAGAGACATTGTTGTGCAAATTCCTTTTGTAAAGGATCAGAGGAATCTGTCAAATTGCGCACAATCTTACAGAAAATTGAAGCGCTTTAAAAAAGATTTCCCAGTAATGACAAAACTGGATTGTCAGAACAACCCCAGTTTAGATGCATGTACTACTGGATCTTCCCAGGCCTCAGATTTAGACCGAAATGTAGGCAGTTCCATTGACATTGATCGACAAAGTGAAGACAATAAAAATCTGTGGAAATTGCGTACTGATCGTGTCCAGCGCATTTTCTCAATGCCTCATGAAGAACACTGCCCACTGTATTCTTACTCAAGATGCAAGAAATTAGGCATTGATTTCAATTTAGGATCTGGAGTAAAACAAAACCTTGATCCAAATTTACTGACCAATGGTGTCATGGTTGAAGTTTACACTTTTGCTACAGCACTGCAGTCAGCTCGAAAGCATTTCATCACAGATATACTGGAGTATAATTTCCATCTTAATTTGAAGGATGAGCTGTATCGTGTTGCCTTTGCACAGAAAATTCAGACAAAAATCAGAGTAATGAATTTATCTCGAAAATCTAGCACCCCTCGAATGAAAATGCCCTTTGAACTCCCTGACTCGAGGTGCATGGAAGAGTCACATCATGCAAGAACTACAGTCTGCCCCAAATGCTACCAAGacagaaatgatgatgaaaggCTTCATCAGGATGAATCTGACCCGGATCACATGCATCATCCTCATCCAAATGCCATGACTGATGCAATCTCTGCTAGTGCAAACTGTTTGGCACAAAAGCCTACAAATGATCCGTCCACTGCCTTCCCAATGATGGAGGAAACAATCATGCAGAGTTACCCTAGCTGCAAGAAAATAGGTTTAAGCCTGTGTGTGAACAAGGACCAGCCAAAGGACAAGCTTAGCACCCATGTACTGACACTGGGGATTATGAATGAAGTGGCTCATTTTGCCCAAAAATTGTGTGGGGTATCAAAAAATAAGATCATAAATGAGGTCCTTGAACACAATTTCAACTTTGGCTTCCAGAACAGAGACATAAATCCTGCACTGCAGTTCTGCAGAATGATGACACAAACCAACAGAGGGCTTTCTTGGTTCAGTGAAGTTTTTGTCGTTCAGCCATGTTCTCACAGAGTCCCTGGAGATGTGAGTAAACTGAAAGAGGTATCTGCCATGCAGAAAACTGAAAGGAAGgaaacaaccaaaaaaagaaagctaGCACTGCaaacaaagaaggaaagagCCTCACTACTAAGTCAAAATAAGCGTGTTGTAAAAACAAGGAAACATGTTCAGGATAGAAGACCGCGCTTTCCAGTTTGCAAGGAAATAGGTCTGGACCTTGATGTGACATTAAAATCAGGGGACAAAGAAAAACTGGACTTGAAGCTATTGACCAGAGCTGTAGTGTATGAAATACATAAATTTGCAGCTAAGAGAGCACGACAGTATTTCCCACGCACTGTGTTTGACATCCTTGACTACAACTTTGATCTTAGTTCACAACATTACAGGCGCTGGGAATTTTCCATAGCTGTTGCATCCCAAATCAAAACCATGGTCAAACAATATTGGAAAAAGCTAGACAGAGCACAGGAGGTCTTTGAATTGCCATTTGTGTTTGATCCCAAAGCTTCACAAAGGTTCgtaaaagagagacaaaataagaaaagtGCAAACACTCCCCTGGAAGaaccaaacaagaaaacaaatgaacaggGTAGATTTGTGAGACAAATGAGATACTGTCCAAATATCAATCGCATCCGTTTTCTCGATAATTTCAAAATTGAGGCACCTTGGTTTGATGAGGACACAAAATCCCTAACAGATTCTGATGCCATAATGCAGGTGAATGGGAGTACATGCAGTGCAGGTTGTGACAGTCATATCCAGGGTAACATGCAGATTAAAGTGGAGGGATATGGTACACATTATGGCGATATGAAACCAGAACCAGACAATGGGGAAAAACATCATCCACATGTCAAACCAGAGTCAAATACTGAAGACGTCAAGTATTTAGTCTCAGGTGACCCTGCAGGGTCCCTTGGATATACTTTAACTGTATGTCCGAACTCTGAAAGCAATATCAAAACAGAATTGGACACTGATGACGTCCAGTATTACATCCTGGCTGAACCACAAGGACCTGAAGGATACACTATGCTAGCTGTATGCCCAAACACTGAGGGTAGCTTCAAAACTGAATCATACACTGAGGATGTTGAGTATTTAGTCACAGTTGAAGGACCAGGATCCCCAGAATACTCTGTGATAACCATATGTCAGGACACTGAGAATGCATTGATCAAAGAAGAGCAAGAAAATGTGCCAGCTGACTCGTACATTCAGATGGTGGTGTCTGATTTACGTCAGGGAGTTGCGTCATACACAGAAAATGAAGTGGACATTAAACAGGAATGA